The Chiloscyllium punctatum isolate Juve2018m chromosome 41, sChiPun1.3, whole genome shotgun sequence genome contains the following window.
AACCGTTTGTCATTTTCTAGCACGGGTAGTACACGAAGTAATATGTCTACATCTTCAACGACATCAAAGGAATCTTCTATTTCAGCCTCACCACTGCCAGAGAAGAAGTTACTGCTAGATTTAGATTCTGCCTTTGAGAGACTGACTCGACTGCAGCAGAATGTGGATACCTCAATAAAGGGACTCATGGCTTTTGTCAATCCTAACTGGCGATCTTATGAAATAATGGAAAAAAACCTTAATGAAATACATGCTTGTGTTGACAAGGTAAAGCATTCATTGCTGGGATTCCTTGGGTTTGCCCAGGGAGCCTTAGTGAATGCATCACGTTTATCAGATATCAGTCTTCACAACAAGCTAAAAAAACAAATGCAGCGATTGGATGACTCCTACCAGATTTTAGTCCAGACCAGCCAGGCACTGGATAACAACAACTGGTCCTTGAACATCTTGGTGGTAAACCGGTCCCATAATAAATGTGATAATTTAGACCGTTTTGTTATGGTGACAAAGACTATACCAGATGACATTAAGCAGTTAGCATCTTCTATGAGCACAAATGCAGAACTCTTATTCAAACAAGGTGTTGGAATTACAAACCTAGAGACGGTCCATGAAATAAACCAATTGACCGTTGGTGACAAGAGTACTACAAGCTTTAATCAGCCCCATTTGCAAGGAGATAAGACAATGATTCAGATTAGGCCTTTGCATAGTCCACCACAGTTGGACCACGAGGATCACATTAAAAGCACAGAAATCCTAGATAAAAGTTGGATGGAAGACTACGATTATGTCCATTTGCAGGTTTGTAGAAGCTGTGACCTTGAAAATTTAACTGAGCTCCAGATCTGGATGGATTATGTTCTTACAGTTTAAGAGGCATATATTTAATGATTTATTAAAAGAGGGTGTGGTGTCAGAGAACTGGTGGATAGTTAACATAATTCCTATATTTACGGAAGGGACAGAATGTGCCCAAAGAATTgtagaccagtcagtttaacatGGGGTGGGGCGGAGGTATAGGATATATAATTAAATCCCTACTAGAGGAGAATGTTGGGAAATGTTTAGAAAAAAAAGATGTACtaaggaatagtcaacatggatttcaaAAGGGAAATACTTGCTTGACCAATCGTATTTCATTTTTTTGAGAATGTAATAGAGTAGACAATGATAATGCAGTAATAGAGTAGACAATGATAATGCAGTAATAGAGTAGACAATGATAATGCAGTAAATATGGTTTATCTGAATTTTCCACAGGCCCTCAAAAAGGTGCCCAATGATAGACTGATGAATAAGGTTAAGGTATGTAGGGTCTGTGGTGGTAGACTGGATTACTAGATGGTTTCAGTATAGAAAACAGAATGGAAATAAGGTcatgatgtagaggtgccggtattggactggggtgtacaaagttaaaaaccacacaacaccaggttatagtccagcaggtatatttggaagtattaactttcggaccgctgctccttcatcatatgGATGCAAATTGGGGAATCTATGATGATAATAACACTGAGTagaactgaaacaaattacagGTGGCTATTAATAAAAGTACAGAATGGGAAAATAGCAAATGAAGTCCAACACAATGTGAGGCAGtatattttggtaggaagaatagggaGGTGACTTATTAATGGGCAAGTCTAGATGATATAAGTAAAGAAAGGTGTCAATAAGATATTGTTGGCAGGGCCTTTTTTAAACAAAAGCAAACCAAGCACTAGATTTTGTTTCTAAAATGACAGAACTAAGTGGAATATAAACACTGGTTATAGAATAGGTATTCAATCCATGTAGAATACTGTGTGTGGTTCGGGTCATCATCTTATAACAAAGACATGAAACAatggagatttttttttgtttttaaacattAAAGGGGAAAGATGAATTTGAGAGACAACAAAGAGAACTTCTGGAAAAAGAAAATATTGTCAAACAGAACAAGATGCAACTGGAGCAACATCAGGTATGTTTCGTTGTGTGGACATGTTTTCCTCAGCCAAGAACCTGAAAGACTTTGTTAggtcaaaatgtttttttaacgCCCTTCCAACACTCTCCAAAGGCTGAATCATAGTGATTAGCAATGACTCTGCAATTGAATCAGCGTTATTTTAAAAGACTTTTGATTTTGATAAAATACTGGcatgaataaaaaaaatgttgGTGTGGTCATGTTAAGACATCAAAAAGTATAAACTTTATTTTCCATTAACACATCAAGTGATACATGTAAGCCATTTTGAAAGAGATGCCCTTCCTCAGATGAAATTTGACTTCCTATCCTCACCATTCATTTCCTACCTCCAATAAGAAGTGAGGTGTAAAAGTGATTCAGGCTTGGGTTGCCTAGCTGTAATGAAGTTTTACAATCACAGGGCTATGTACAATAATAATTTTAACAGAATGGAAAATATTCTATTTTAATGTATTTTTCTCTCATCCTCATTTTTGTTTGTACATTAAAAGCATTGATTTGTTCAAAATGATTTTAAATAATTGTGGTCACTGGGCCTTCAGTGTAAGGGATGCTGGGGTTTTGATGTGAGAGCATATCGGTAGGTGAATCCCAGTTTATGGTTCAGAACAAATTTCATTTTTGGAAAGTCGGTTTTGTAAGAAGATTTTTCAGTGATTAAATTTGAAAATGACAAACTTTGAGAACAGGACAAATTGTAGCGTTCAcattgttttgaattgtattaTTATTATTTTTTAATTTAACGAATTGTCTGTTTCAGCTAAATCAATTTCAGGAACTGGAAAAGGAAATCACAAAACCAGTGGAAAACGATCTTTCAAACTGGAAAGCACCACAGCACATTCCTCAGAAGAGTAGCAGTCTCAGCTCTCAAGATAAGCAACTTCTCTTCTTCTACTCTGAACAGTGTGAGACTCATTTTGTAACACTGCTGAATGCCATTGACGCCTTCTTCAGCTCAATCAGTGGTGGGCAGCCACCCAGAATCTTCGTGGCTCATAGCAAATTCATTATCCTCAGTGCTCATAAACTTGTATTTATAGGGGACACGTTATCAAGACAAGCTATGGCTCAAGATGTTCGGAATAAAGTATTAAACTATAGTAATCTACTTTGTGAACTTCTTAAAAGCATTGTCATGGCAACAAAGACAGCTGCCTTACAATATCCCAGCATAGCAGCGGTTCAGGAGATGGTGGACAAGGTCACAGAACTATCGTATCACTCTCACCAATTCAAAGTCCTGCTGCTGCACTTGGCATCTTTATGAAGAGACATTATAGTTAAATTCTGAATAACAAAAAGCTGTTCTTTAAAGAATCGATATTGTATTAAAATGACACACTCATTGAGTGTTCTGTGTTCATGTGGAATTTTTTTTGTATCACTATGTATTTTTGCTATATTTTTCATGCTGACTTCATCAGTGAAACTGTTTTCATTCTTCAGAGGCATATGATATTTGACCATATAAATTTTTACGTGGCCTATATTGCTCAGAATCATGCTGTGTACCTAGTATAATCACACATTAAGTCATA
Protein-coding sequences here:
- the nedd9 gene encoding enhancer of filamentation 1, translated to MKHKNLMAKALYDNAPESPEELSFRKGDILMVIEQNTGGLEGWWLCSLHGRQGIAPGNRLKLLVGPIYDSSTSEPSSSVATQQSLQQGIYQVPPSLHGHPSCGSSFRDPIYQVPPSQLSQNVYQVPPSASGQGAQGHEIYQVPPSVHRSPWGADSAPPTSKVRCGQGYSPARQQQRIYDIPPVRQQGLYDIPAAMLKGPLHQTQLEEFKAKGLYDIPSCLGKEKQSVYDIPPISCKEALGSHDREATYDFPPPMRHFTDPLISHKSEGLYDIPPTTVKPSLKLNSIHSGGGISSLKQSIYDVPPTVVNSELVSKKQCVYDIPPTHQQSPLKDIYDIPRGLQDFEQSASGVENTVYDVPPQVSQDVKVAQDVTDGMNRLSFSSTGSTRSNMSTSSTTSKESSISASPLPEKKLLLDLDSAFERLTRLQQNVDTSIKGLMAFVNPNWRSYEIMEKNLNEIHACVDKVKHSLLGFLGFAQGALVNASRLSDISLHNKLKKQMQRLDDSYQILVQTSQALDNNNWSLNILVVNRSHNKCDNLDRFVMVTKTIPDDIKQLASSMSTNAELLFKQGVGITNLETVHEINQLTVGDKSTTSFNQPHLQGDKTMIQIRPLHSPPQLDHEDHIKSTEILDKSWMEDYDYVHLQGKDEFERQQRELLEKENIVKQNKMQLEQHQLNQFQELEKEITKPVENDLSNWKAPQHIPQKSSSLSSQDKQLLFFYSEQCETHFVTLLNAIDAFFSSISGGQPPRIFVAHSKFIILSAHKLVFIGDTLSRQAMAQDVRNKVLNYSNLLCELLKSIVMATKTAALQYPSIAAVQEMVDKVTELSYHSHQFKVLLLHLASL